The genomic window TCGCTTCATCGACGGTCTCAACAAGGCCGGCATCGAAGTCGACCGCAAGGTGATGTCCGACATGGCGATCCATGAGCCGGAAGCATTCGCATCGCTGGTTGCGGCTGCGAAGAAGGGCCTGGAGTACCTCAAGAAGGAAGGTACCGCCAACGAGTTTGAAAGCGCTGTAGCTTAAGCCAGCGCTTCCCAAGCCTTCGACATATACCAATTTGGGAAACCCGCGCTGGCAGGATCAGTGCGGGTTTTTCGCATTTAAATCATGAAAATCTGATATCTGACCGGTCGAGAAGCGGAGGCCAGCCGCTTCGGCAAGCGAGAGAAGAAAAATGTCCGATCTTGACGATTTGAAAAAAACGCTGATGGCGGAGATCGCCAAAGCCTCCGACGAGGCTGAAATCGAGGCTGTGCGCCTTGCAGCCATCGGCAAGAAGGGGTCGGTGTCGGAGCTTCTGAAGACGCTCGGCAGGATGGACCCGGAGGAGCGCAAGACAAGGGGTGCGGCGATCAACGCGCTGAAGACCGAGGTCTCCGATGCGATCGCCGCCCGCAAGGCCGAACTGAAGGACGCCGCGATTACCGCGCGCCTTGCCGCCGAGACCGTGGATGTGACGCTGCCGGTGCGCCCGTCGCCCTCGCTTTCCGGCCGCATTCATCCGGTCAGCCAGGTGATCGACGAGATTTCCGCCATTTTCGGTGATATGGGGTTTTCGATCGCGGAAGGCCCCGAGATCGAGACCGACTATTACAATTTCACGGCGCTGAATTTCCCCGAGGGCCATCCCGCCCGCGAGATGCACGACACGTTCTTCTTCAATCCGGATGAAGAGGGCAACCGCAAGGTGTTGCGCACCCACACCTCGCCGGTGCAGATCCGCACGATGGAAAGCCAGGAGCCGCCGATCCGCGTGGTCATTCCCGGCAAGACCTACCGGCAGGATTCGGACGCCACCCATTCGCCGATGTTCCATCAGCTTGAGGGCCTCGTGATCGACAAGACCACCCATGTCGGCCATCTGCGCTGGACGCTGGAGGAATTCTGCAAGACCTTCTTCGAGGTTGAAGCCGTGACGATGCGCTTCCGCCCGTCCTTCTTCCCGTTCACCGAACCGTCCTTCGAGGTCGACATCCAGTGCGACCGCTCCGGCGAGCAGGTGAAGTTCGGAACCGGCACGGACTGGATGGAAATCCTCGGCTGCGGCATGGTCCATCCGAACGTGCTGCGCCATTGCGGCCTCGACCCGGACGTCTACCAGGGCTTCGCCTGGGGCATGGGTCTCGACCGCATCGCCATGCTGAAATACGGCATGCCGGACCTGCGCGACTTCTTTGCCGCCGACGAACGCTGGACGTCGCATTACGGCTTCCGGCCGCTGGATATACCGACGCTGTTTGGCGGGTTGAGTTCGTGAGAGGCTGATGCCGACCGTTCTCCGCAAATACGGCTTCCGCTTTCACTTCTATTCCGGCGACCGATTTGAACCACCGCATATTCACGTCGACGGAAATGGCGGCGAAGCCAAGGTATGGCTGACCGAGGTGAAGCTGGCCGAGGCGGGGGGCTTTAGCCAAAGAGACTTGGCTCGTATACTGGAAGTCGTACGAGAGCACAGACAGCAGATGTTGGAGGCATGGCATGACTATTTCGCATGAATCCTACCCGGAAGCGGAACGTCCGATCGAGGCGTGGTGTGATCTGCATGATGTCCACGTGCGCCTTTCTGATGGGCGGCATGTTTCGACGCCCTTGTGGTGGTATCCGAGGCTTTTGAATGCCACCCCGGCGGAGCGCAACAACGTGCATCTCATGCTGGCTGGCGTTCACTGGCCGGATGTCGATGAGGATCTGTCCATTCGCGGCATGCTGGCCGGTTGGAAAGCGCCAGGCGCCAAGGCGCCGGAGAAGGCGGCCTAGAACTTTAAGCCTGGGGATGGTCCGGGCGGAATAACAGGAAAAGACGATAATGAAATTCACACTGTCCTGGTTGAAGGACCATCTGGAAACCGATGCCACGCTGGAAGCGATCTGCGAGCGGCTGACCACGATCGGGCTCGAGGTTGAAGACGTCGATGACAAGGCGGCCTACAGGCCGTTCACCATCGCCCGGGTGATCGAGGCGAAGCAGCATCCGGATGCGGACCGGCTGAAGGTGCTGACGGTCGATGCCGGACCGGCGGTCAATGGCGGCAAGCCGCTTCAGATCGTCTGCGGCGCGCCGAATGCGCGCACCGGGCTCGTCGGCGCGCTGGCGCTGCCGGGGACCTATGTGCCGGGCATCGATGTCACGCTTGCGGTCGGCAAGATCCGCGGCGTCGAGAGCCAGGGCATGATGTGCTCGGAAAAAGAGCTTAACATGTCGGACAATCACGACGGCATCATCGACCTGCCGGAGGATGCGCCGCTCGGCGCGTCCTTCGCCGCCTATGCCGGGCTCGATGATCCGGTCATCGAGATCAACCTGACGCCGAACCGGCCGGACTGCACCAGCATTTTCGGCATCGCCCGCGATCTGGCCGCTTCGGGTCTCGGCTCGCTGAAGACACGACCTGCGCCTTCGTTCAAGACGGAGGGTGACACCACGGTCGGCCTTACGCTCGATTTTTCCGTAGAAGACCGGCATCTCTGCCCCGGTTTCGCGCTCCGCCTGGTGCGCGGCGTGAACAACGGGCCGAGCCCGAGCTGGATGCAGCAGCGCCTCGTTGCGATCGGCCTGCGCCCGATCAACGCGCTGGTCGATATCACCAATTACATGACCTTCGATCAGGGCCGGCCGATGCATGTCTTCGACGCCGCCAAGGTCAAGGGTAGTCTCGTGGTGCGCCGGGCGAAGGCGGGCGAGACGCTGCTGGCGCTCGATGAGCGCGACTATCAATTGAATCATGACAATGTCGTCATTGCCGATGACAATGGCGTCGAATCGATCGGCGGTATCATGGGCGGCGAGCATTCCGGCTGCGATGAAAACACCACCGACGTGCTGATCGAATCGGCGCTGTGGGACCCGATGAACATCGCCCGCACCGGCCGCACGCTCGCCATCATCACCGATGCCCGGTATCGCTTCGAGCGCGGCGTCGATCCGGAATACATGGTGCCGGGCCTGGAACGCACCACCGAACTGGTGCTGGAGCTTTGCGGCGGCACGGCAGCGGAAGCCAAGGTCGAGGGCTATCAGGGCCACGCGCCGAAGGTGATCGACTATCCGTTCTCGGAGGTCAAACGCCTCACCGGGCTCG from Martelella sp. NC20 includes these protein-coding regions:
- a CDS encoding DUF4160 domain-containing protein; protein product: MPTVLRKYGFRFHFYSGDRFEPPHIHVDGNGGEAKVWLTEVKLAEAGGFSQRDLARILEVVREHRQQMLEAWHDYFA
- a CDS encoding DUF2442 domain-containing protein — encoded protein: MTISHESYPEAERPIEAWCDLHDVHVRLSDGRHVSTPLWWYPRLLNATPAERNNVHLMLAGVHWPDVDEDLSIRGMLAGWKAPGAKAPEKAA
- the pheT gene encoding phenylalanine--tRNA ligase subunit beta — translated: MKFTLSWLKDHLETDATLEAICERLTTIGLEVEDVDDKAAYRPFTIARVIEAKQHPDADRLKVLTVDAGPAVNGGKPLQIVCGAPNARTGLVGALALPGTYVPGIDVTLAVGKIRGVESQGMMCSEKELNMSDNHDGIIDLPEDAPLGASFAAYAGLDDPVIEINLTPNRPDCTSIFGIARDLAASGLGSLKTRPAPSFKTEGDTTVGLTLDFSVEDRHLCPGFALRLVRGVNNGPSPSWMQQRLVAIGLRPINALVDITNYMTFDQGRPMHVFDAAKVKGSLVVRRAKAGETLLALDERDYQLNHDNVVIADDNGVESIGGIMGGEHSGCDENTTDVLIESALWDPMNIARTGRTLAIITDARYRFERGVDPEYMVPGLERTTELVLELCGGTAAEAKVEGYQGHAPKVIDYPFSEVKRLTGLDVSSAESSDILTRLGFTVTGEGERAAVAVPSWRPDVDGKADLVEEVMRIHGVDEIKPAPLPATGAVNEKILTTLQIRSRAARRELAARGMLEAVTWSFIPEDQAKLFGGGAPALKLSNPIAADMSDMRPSLLPGLLTAARRNAAIGHGDIALFEVAATYENDTPEGQRRVAGGIRRGTATLSGSGRMWSNAETGAGRAVGVFDAKADALAVLEACGLPMGNVQIVAGGPDWYHPGRSGTIRMGPKIVLGHFGEFHPKVLEALDVSGKFAGFEVFIDAMPEPKKKPTRTKPALTLSPFQAVTRDFAFVVDRAVEAGAIERAAAGADRKLITGVTVFDVFEGASLGEGKKSVAIEVAIQPAERTLTDEDFEALMKKVIANVEKSTGGVIRA
- the pheS gene encoding phenylalanine--tRNA ligase subunit alpha, which codes for MSDLDDLKKTLMAEIAKASDEAEIEAVRLAAIGKKGSVSELLKTLGRMDPEERKTRGAAINALKTEVSDAIAARKAELKDAAITARLAAETVDVTLPVRPSPSLSGRIHPVSQVIDEISAIFGDMGFSIAEGPEIETDYYNFTALNFPEGHPAREMHDTFFFNPDEEGNRKVLRTHTSPVQIRTMESQEPPIRVVIPGKTYRQDSDATHSPMFHQLEGLVIDKTTHVGHLRWTLEEFCKTFFEVEAVTMRFRPSFFPFTEPSFEVDIQCDRSGEQVKFGTGTDWMEILGCGMVHPNVLRHCGLDPDVYQGFAWGMGLDRIAMLKYGMPDLRDFFAADERWTSHYGFRPLDIPTLFGGLSS